One part of the Streptomyces sp. NBC_00286 genome encodes these proteins:
- a CDS encoding HdeD family acid-resistance protein, translating to MTMPHGPASKTGQEHEPDGAAPGPLDDPAQALGRLGRSWTWLLGSAVATLVPGVLVLVWPEGTLHVLAVLIGLYLLVTGAFRFVAVFAREGHERLPGLLLAVLYVLAGVLCLRNPLQTIAALSLIVGVVWLVSGILTLYAALATKDLPHRGVVLGAAVLGIVAGIVVLALPAESARALTRLLGLWLVLLGLAEAVVALAWRAALRKTHTTGPPAPAETA from the coding sequence ATGACCATGCCGCACGGTCCGGCATCGAAAACCGGACAGGAACACGAGCCCGACGGGGCTGCCCCCGGCCCGCTGGACGACCCCGCGCAGGCACTGGGGCGGCTCGGCCGTTCATGGACCTGGCTCTTGGGCTCGGCCGTCGCGACGCTGGTGCCGGGCGTCCTGGTACTGGTCTGGCCGGAGGGAACCCTGCATGTGCTGGCGGTCCTCATCGGCCTGTACCTGCTGGTGACGGGGGCGTTCCGGTTCGTTGCCGTCTTCGCGAGGGAGGGGCACGAACGGCTCCCGGGGCTGCTCCTGGCCGTGCTGTACGTCCTGGCCGGGGTGCTGTGCCTGCGGAACCCGCTGCAGACGATCGCCGCGCTCTCACTGATCGTCGGGGTCGTCTGGCTGGTGTCCGGCATCCTCACCCTCTACGCGGCCCTCGCCACCAAGGACCTGCCGCACCGCGGGGTCGTCCTGGGCGCCGCGGTGCTCGGCATCGTCGCGGGGATCGTGGTGCTCGCCCTGCCGGCCGAGTCTGCCCGCGCCCTGACCCGGCTGCTCGGCCTGTGGCTCGTCCTGCTCGGCCTGGCCGAGGCGGTGGTCGCCCTCGCGTGGCGGGCCGCGCTCCGAAAGACGCACACCACGGGGCCGCCCGCCCCCGCCGAGACGGCCTGA